One window of the Desmospora profundinema genome contains the following:
- the icmF gene encoding fused isobutyryl-CoA mutase/GTPase IcmF: MQMEVYRPKYPVRFVTAASLFDGHDASINLFRRLLQASGVEVIHLGHDRSVDLIVEAAIQEDVQGIAVSSYQGGHVEFFQYMIDRLKEEGASHIRVFAGGGGVIVPQEIRQLEAYGVVKVFSPEDGRQMGLQGMINHMVEACDFPTVTDVIDEWEGLARGDRRAIARLITLAEQDALKEKTQAAAVEALPVHDVPVVGLTGTGGAGKSSLTDELVRRFLEDFPEKRVAVLSIDPSKQKTGGALLGDRIRMNAVHHPRVFMRSLATRKNRSELSGATREAIGILKRSGYDLILLETSGIGQGDADVVEVSDLSVYVMTSEFGAPSQLEKIEMLDYADLVAINKFDRKGSEDALRDVRKQFRRNHQLFEAPDPDIPVYGTMASRFNDPGTNRFYKALIDRLCDKCGVDWESRWDAAGEEGEVRHIIPPERTHYLREIATTVRRYHEYTREQAERARRWQQVKETRRWLQAESTGESDSEKTLAPLEQRLESEVDPETKAILEEWPKLKEQYRQDELVIRVRDREIRNPLFTTSLSGSRIPKVALPRYRDWGEIVRWMMAENVPGRFPFTAGVFPLKRGDEDPKRMFAGEGTPERTNRRFHYLSEGEPAKRLSTAFDSVTLYGRDPDKRPDIYGKVGESGVSICTLDDMKKLYAGFDLCAPNTSVSMTINGPAPIILAMFLNTAIDQQIDRFREKEGREPSAEERETIRAQALATVRGTVQADILKEDQGQNTCIFSTEFALKMMGDIQQFFIDNRVRNYYSVSISGYHIAEAGANPISQLAFTLANAFTYVEYYRSRGMDVDRFAPNLSFFFSNGLDPEYTVIGRVARRIWAVVMKLLYGANDRSQKLKYHIQTSGRSLHAQEVNFNDIRTTLQALMALYDQCNSLHTNAYDEAITTPTEESVRRAMAIQMIITKELGLAKNENPLQGSFIIEELTDLVEEAVLKEFDRISDRGGVLGAMETQYQRGKIQEESLYYETKKHSGELPIIGVNTFLKEGEEDAEPEYQLTRASQEEKDTQITNLRAFQERHSDQAPQALAQLKEVARNNGNLFAELMKTVRVASLGQITDALFEVGGQYRRNM; encoded by the coding sequence ATACAGATGGAGGTGTACCGACCCAAATATCCGGTCCGTTTTGTAACGGCGGCCAGCCTGTTTGACGGTCACGATGCGTCGATCAATCTATTTCGCCGCTTGCTGCAGGCAAGCGGGGTGGAAGTGATCCATCTGGGCCACGACCGCTCCGTCGATCTGATTGTGGAAGCGGCCATCCAGGAAGACGTTCAGGGAATTGCTGTCTCTTCCTATCAGGGAGGACATGTGGAATTCTTCCAATATATGATTGACCGGTTAAAGGAAGAAGGGGCCTCTCACATCCGGGTGTTCGCCGGCGGAGGCGGGGTGATCGTTCCCCAGGAAATCAGGCAGTTGGAAGCCTATGGTGTCGTCAAAGTGTTTTCCCCTGAGGATGGGCGCCAGATGGGGTTGCAGGGGATGATCAATCATATGGTGGAAGCCTGTGACTTCCCCACTGTGACGGACGTGATCGATGAGTGGGAAGGATTAGCCCGGGGAGATCGGCGTGCCATCGCCCGCCTGATCACCCTGGCAGAACAGGATGCCCTGAAGGAGAAAACCCAGGCGGCGGCGGTGGAGGCACTGCCGGTCCATGATGTTCCGGTGGTCGGTCTGACGGGAACGGGAGGGGCCGGCAAAAGTTCTCTCACCGATGAGCTGGTGCGCCGATTCCTGGAGGATTTTCCGGAAAAGCGAGTGGCCGTCCTTTCGATCGATCCGTCCAAGCAAAAAACGGGGGGCGCGCTCCTGGGCGACCGCATCCGTATGAACGCGGTCCATCACCCCCGCGTGTTTATGCGCAGTCTGGCAACGCGAAAAAACCGTTCCGAACTTTCCGGCGCGACCCGGGAAGCGATCGGTATTTTAAAACGGTCCGGTTATGATCTCATCCTGCTGGAAACCAGCGGCATCGGACAAGGAGATGCCGATGTGGTCGAGGTAAGCGATCTTTCCGTCTACGTCATGACCTCCGAATTCGGTGCGCCGTCCCAACTGGAAAAAATCGAGATGCTGGATTATGCAGACCTGGTGGCGATCAATAAATTTGACCGCAAAGGGTCTGAGGATGCCCTACGGGATGTCCGTAAGCAATTTCGGCGCAACCATCAGCTGTTTGAGGCTCCGGATCCAGATATTCCGGTGTACGGCACGATGGCCAGCCGCTTCAACGATCCGGGCACCAACCGATTTTACAAGGCGTTGATCGACCGGTTGTGCGACAAGTGCGGGGTGGATTGGGAATCCCGATGGGATGCCGCTGGGGAAGAGGGGGAAGTGCGCCACATCATTCCGCCGGAACGGACTCACTATCTGCGCGAGATCGCGACCACTGTCCGCCGTTATCACGAATATACCCGGGAGCAGGCGGAACGCGCCCGGCGATGGCAACAGGTGAAGGAGACACGTCGGTGGTTGCAGGCGGAGTCCACTGGGGAAAGCGATTCCGAGAAAACGTTGGCCCCGTTGGAACAACGCTTGGAAAGCGAAGTGGATCCGGAAACGAAAGCCATATTGGAGGAATGGCCCAAGCTGAAGGAACAGTACCGTCAGGATGAGCTGGTGATCCGCGTGCGGGACAGGGAGATTCGCAACCCGCTCTTCACCACTTCCCTGTCCGGCAGCCGCATTCCCAAAGTGGCGCTTCCCCGCTACCGGGATTGGGGTGAAATCGTTCGCTGGATGATGGCGGAAAATGTGCCGGGCCGTTTTCCCTTCACGGCCGGGGTCTTCCCCTTGAAGCGAGGGGACGAAGATCCCAAGCGCATGTTTGCCGGTGAAGGGACGCCGGAGCGAACCAACCGCCGCTTCCACTATCTGTCCGAGGGAGAACCGGCCAAACGTCTTTCCACCGCCTTTGACAGCGTCACCCTCTACGGCCGCGATCCCGATAAACGTCCGGATATCTACGGCAAGGTGGGGGAATCCGGAGTTAGTATCTGCACCTTGGATGATATGAAAAAGCTGTATGCAGGCTTTGATCTGTGTGCGCCCAATACCAGTGTTTCCATGACCATCAACGGTCCCGCTCCCATCATCCTGGCCATGTTCCTCAACACGGCCATCGATCAGCAGATCGACCGCTTCCGGGAGAAAGAAGGACGGGAGCCGTCAGCCGAGGAGCGGGAAACGATTCGCGCCCAGGCGCTGGCAACCGTGCGGGGGACGGTGCAGGCGGATATCCTGAAGGAAGACCAAGGACAAAACACTTGTATCTTTTCCACTGAATTCGCCCTTAAGATGATGGGGGACATCCAGCAGTTTTTCATCGACAATCGGGTGCGCAACTACTATTCCGTCTCCATCAGCGGCTATCATATCGCCGAGGCCGGAGCCAACCCCATCTCCCAGCTGGCCTTCACCCTGGCCAACGCGTTCACCTATGTAGAGTATTACCGCAGCCGCGGCATGGATGTGGATCGATTCGCTCCCAATCTCTCCTTCTTCTTCAGCAACGGACTGGATCCAGAGTACACCGTGATCGGCCGGGTGGCCCGCCGCATCTGGGCCGTGGTGATGAAGCTTCTGTACGGGGCCAATGATCGAAGTCAGAAACTGAAATACCATATCCAGACTTCGGGCCGCAGCTTGCACGCGCAGGAAGTCAACTTCAACGACATCCGCACCACGCTGCAGGCGCTGATGGCCTTATATGACCAGTGCAACTCCCTTCACACCAACGCCTATGATGAAGCCATCACCACCCCGACAGAGGAATCGGTCCGCCGGGCGATGGCGATCCAAATGATTATTACCAAAGAGTTGGGTCTCGCCAAAAACGAAAACCCCCTGCAGGGCTCCTTTATCATCGAGGAACTGACCGATTTGGTAGAGGAGGCTGTCCTGAAGGAATTCGATCGGATCAGCGACCGCGGCGGGGTGCTGGGAGCGATGGAAACCCAGTACCAGCGGGGCAAGATTCAGGAGGAATCTCTCTATTACGAAACGAAAAAACACTCCGGCGAACTGCCCATCATCGGAGTCAACACCTTCCTCAAGGAAGGGGAAGAAGACGCCGAACCGGAGTATCAATTAACCCGGGCCTCCCAGGAAGAAAAGGACACCCAGATCACAAACCTCCGCGCCTTCCAGGAGCGCCACAGCGACCAGGCTCCCCAAGCCCTGGCGCAGTTGAAAGAGGTGGCCCGAAACAACGGCAACCTGTTTGCCGAACTGATGAAAACCGTCCGCGTTGCCAGCCTCGGCCAGATCACCGATGCCCTGTTCGAAGTGGGCGGGCAGTACCGGCGGAATATGTGA